DNA sequence from the Parasphaerochaeta coccoides DSM 17374 genome:
ACCCGCCCCGGCTACAGGCAGCGACCTGATTGTGGTCGGCTATGCCCAGGTTGGCGCCGAGAGTGATTGGAGGACTGCCAATACGGAATCTTTCAAGAGTACTTTTGTTGAGGCAAACGGATACAAGCTGATTTTTGATGATGCCCAGCAGAAACAGGAAAATCAGATTAAGGCTATTCGTAATTTCATTCAGCAGGACGTGGATTATATTGTCGTAGCGCCTGTTGTTGAAACCGGTTGGGAGACAGTACTTCAGGAAGCGAAGAACGCAGGTATCCCTGTCATTCTTTCTGATCGCCAAATGAAGCTTTCCGATGAAAGCCTCTATGTCGCATGGGTCGGTGGCAACTTCCTCAAGGAAGGTGATGACAGTGTCACGTGGTTGAACACCTATCTCAAGAGTGTCGGTCGGGATAATGAAGACATGAACATCGTTCTCTTGCAGGGAACTATTGGTTCTTCCGCTCAAGTAGGACGAACCCAGGGTATTGTTGAAGGACTGGCAAAGAACCCTCACTACAAATTACTCGCCAGGCAGACAGGTGAATTTACCCAGGCCAAGGGTCAGGAAGTGATGGAGTCCTTCCTTAAGGCGTATCCAGATATCGATGTCGTCTTTGCTGAAAATGACAATATGGCTTTTGGTGCCATCGATGCAATCAAAGCAGTAGGAAAAGTACCCGGAAAGGACATCATCATAATTTCTTTTGACGCTGTCCGTGAAGCATTCAACAAGATGATTGCCGGAGAACTGAACGCTGCCATCGAATGTAATCCTCTCCATGGGCCGCGTGTGGCGGAAATCATCCAGACACTTGAAAAGGGCGGCACTGTCGCGAAAATCCAGTATGTCGTTGAAGAAGTGTTTGACCAGGCCAATGCCGCGGCAAGATTTCCAACCCGTATGTACTGATTATCATGTATTCTTTGAGCAGGAGGGTAATTCCTCCTGCTTGCCAGGTACTAAAGAACAAGTGTCTTTTCAGGGGGAATCATGGGAGAGGTTTCGACAGTCCTTAGCATGCGGCATGTCAATAAGACATTCCCAGGGGTTAAAGCCCTGGATGATGTGGATTTTACCTTAAGAAAAGGAGAAATCCATGCTCTGATGGGAGAAAACGGTGCCGGAAAGAGTACACTCATCAAAGTGCTCACTGGTGTCCATGCAATGGATAGCGGTGAGATTTTTGTAGATGGTATCAATCATCCAGTCCTCAATCATTCTCCGCAAGAAGCGCAGAAGAACGGAATCAGCACGGTATACCAGGAAGTCAACCTGTGTCCTAATATCTCCGTAGCGGAAAATATTTTTATTGGAAGACAGCCGCTATCACCAGTCCGGACAATTCAGTGGAAGAAAATGAATGCTGCCGCTGAGAGGGCATTGTCCAATGTCGGACTGCAATCAGTTGATGTCACGCGTGCTTTGGAAGACTATTCCATTGCTGTCCAGCAGATGGTTGCCATTGCCCGTGCCGTGGACATACAGTGCAAGGTCTTGGTTCTTGATGAACCGACAAGCAGCCTTGATGAACATGAAGTGCGGAAACTTTTTGAAGTGATGAGGAATCTCCGGGAGAGAGGCGTCGGAATCATTTTCATCACGCATTTTCTTGAGCAGGTCTATGAAGTCTGTGACGCTATCACGGTTCTCCGCAACGGCAGGCTCGTAGGAGAATATCCCGTATCACAGCTCTCGCGTATCCAGCTTGTATCCAAAATGCTGGGACATGACTTTGATGACCTTGCTTCCATACGGTCTTCCGTCAGAAATTCAACCGTTTCTCTTGCCAGTCCTTCCGTCATCAAGGCAACAGGACTGGCGCATGCGGGAACTATCCAACCGTTCGACATTGAAATCCATAAAGGGGAAGTCATCGGTCTAAGCGGTCTTCTCGGTTCCGGTAGATCAGAACTTGCCCGAACCATCTATGGGGCTGACAGGGCTGACAAAGGAGAGCTGGTTGTACATGAGGAACCGCTGAGTGTCCATGACCCTATTGATGCCATCAAGAAGGGCATGGGTTTTCTTCCGGAAGACAGAAAGGAAGAAAGTATCATCGCGGAATTGTCGGTCAGGGAAAACATGATTATCGCCCTGCAAGCAAAAACAGGCATCTTCCGGCTTCTTCCCCTGGCAAAACAGAATGAACTTGCCGATAAATATATCAAAGCTCTCAGAATCAAGACACCTTCGCCAGAGACTCCCATCAAACAATTGTCAGGGGGTAATCAGCAAAAGGCAATCCTGGGCAGATGGCTCATTACCAATCCACAGTTCCTTATTCTTGATGAACCTACCCGTGGCATTGATGTCGGGACAAAGACTGAAATACAGAAACTCATTCTTCAGCTTGCCGGAGAAGGCATGGCAATCATGTTCATCAGCAGCGAGATTGATGAGATGCTGAGGACAGTCAATCGGTTGTGCATCCTGCGGGAAGGACGCAAGGTCGGCGAATTGGAGAATACCAATCTTACCCGTGAAGAAGTAATGACGGCTATAGCAGGAGGCTACGAAACATGAACCCGACGACTATTGACTATAAACGTGTTATGGAACGGGTAACGAAAGGACATTTGTTCCTGCCTGTTTTTGCCTTGGCCTTGGTTCTGCTGGTGAATCTCATCCAGACTCCTACCTTTTTCAAGATTTCGATTGAAAACGGAGTCTTGTACGGGTACACGGTGGATATAATCAACAGGGCAAGCGAGCTTGTCATCCTGGCGGTCGGAATGACCTTGGTCGTCGCGTCTTCCAGTGGAGCCGACATTTCCGTTGGTGCAGTCAGTGCCTTGGCCGCCGCCGTCTGCGTCAGGCTTCTGGGCTCCAGTTATGAGACATACGCTGTTCCATTATTCGCCAGCGTCATCTTTTGTCTGCTTACGGGGCTTGTCTGCGGTTCTTTCAATGGATTTCTGGTGGCAAAGATGAAGATACAGCCAATGGTGGCGACCTTGATTCTCTTTACAGCAGGACGCGGCATTGCGCAATTGGTCAGTGCCCGCGAAATCAATGGTACCATGGTATCAGGACAGATACTCTATGTACGTATGGATTCGTTTCGTGATATCGGAGGATTCCTTCCGGGAGTCGTTGTTCCTACGCCGGTTTTCATCGCGGCGGGAGTAGTGCTTCTTGTGCATCTCGTCCTGCGGAAAACAGCGTTCGGTCTCTATGTCAAGACAGTAGGAATCAACAGCAAGGCAGGAAGATTGGTCGGAATCAACTCATCACGTATCATTTTCCTGACATACGCATTGTGTGGTCTGATGGCTGGCGTCGCGGGACTCATCGCTTCCAGCCGCATATATTCCAGTGACGCAAACAACATTGGCCTGAACATGGAACTTGACGCCATCCTTGCCGTGGCTTTGGGAGGCAATAGTCTTGGGGGAGGAAAATTCAGTCTGTCCGGTTCCGTCATAGGAGCTATAACCATACAGGCTTTGACGACAAGCCTGTATGCAATGGGTATCACCGCTGACCAGATACCGGTTTATAAAGCTGTTGTGGTCGTGCTGATTGTCTCAATGCAATCGGATGAATTTAAACGTTGGATGACTGTGCTTAGAGCAAAAGGATCAATGGAAAAGGCGGTGACACAATGAACAGCGTAGTGTACGACACATTGAGAAAGAAAGCTGGTGGGCCGAATTTTCTTTTGTTCATCACCGTCGTGATGTTCTTCTTCATGTATATCATAGGGGTTGCCATTTATGGCTCACGCGGTTTTGGTAATGTCCAGACATTGATGAATATGCTTATTGACAATGCCGGACTGATAATTGCAGCCTCCGGCATGACCTTGGTCCTGATTACAGGGGGGATTGATATTTCCGTCGGGTCATTGGTCGGATTGGTATGCATGATGCTTGCCAGCATGATGGAACTGAGCGGCGTGAGTACTTCTGTTGCCATCACGGTCGTGCTGGTATTCGGCATTGTCTTTGGCTTCGTCCAGGGGTGGTTGGTCTCGTATCTGAAATTACAGCCGTTCATCGTGACTTTGGCAGGCATGTTCTTTTGTCGTGGACTTACGGCTATCATCAGTGTCGAACAAATTGCCATCAAAGCAAATGAGACATTCCTTGCCTTGGCGCATAAGAACATATACCTGCCATTCGGAGCTACAATGAACAAGAGAGGAATACTTTTGTATCCCTTCATACATCCGAGTGTCCTGATTGCACTGGCGGCTTTAGCGGTAGTCTGGTATATCTGCAAGTACACCAGGTTCGGTCGTTCTCTCTATGCAGTCGGGGGTAATGAGACCTCGGCTCTTCTCATGGGCATCAATGTCCGGAGAACAAAATTGTTCGCATACATCTTAAATGGGTTCCTTGGTTCGCTCGCTGGCTTCGTATTCTGTCTCAACACTACGAGCGGCTTTGTCGAGCAGGCACGTGGATTTGAGATGGAAGCAATTTCTTCAGCGGTCATTGGAGGAACATTACTGACAGGAGGAGTCGGCAATGTCATTGGTACGTTCTTTGGCGTTCTCATCAAGGCAACGATTGAAACATATATAAGAAGCGATGGTACTTTGTCTTCTTGGTGGAATAAGATAGTATTATCTGCGTTATTATGTTTCTTCATTGTACTTCAAAGCGTCTTTGCTTCATTGAAGCAAAAGAAAAAGCAGTAAAAAAGGATGGGAATGTGGCACAAGAACCAATTGATATGCGCAAGGCATCACTGGGCATTGAACTGGGATCTACTCGTATCAAGGCAATGCTTGTTGACGAAAGGGGAACGCCTCTCGCTTCCGGTGGATATACATGGGAGAACCGTTTCATCAATGGATATTGGACCTATGCCATGGAAGATGTCACACATGGCCTACAGGTGTGTTATGCCAGCCTGAAAAAGGATGTGAAGGAGAAATATGGAATCATCCTTACATCTGTCGGCGCAATCGGCATATCCGGGATGATGCATGGATATCTTGCTTTTGATGTCCATGACAACCTGTTGGTTCCGTTCCGGACGTGGCGCAATACTACCACAACGGAAGCCAGCACGCGCTTGTCTCAGCTCTTTGGGTGCAACATACCATTGCGCTGGAGCATCTCCCATCTCTATCAGGCAATATTGGACAAAGAGCCGCATGTTCCCCATATCGCGCGTATAACCACGCTTTCAGGATATGTGCATCATCGTCTGACCGGACGGAAAGTTCTTGGCGTAGGCGATGCCAGCGGTATGTTCCCCATAGATTCAGAAGCAGGCACTTACAATGCCAGAATGGTGGACGCTTTCACCGCATTGACCGCCGGATATGGTTTTCCCTGGAAATTTGAAAATATCTTTCCCACGGTTCTGACAGCAGGGGAGTCGGCGGGTTTCCTTACTGAAGACGGGGCACGTTTCCTGGATCCTGAAGGCGACCTTACGGCAGGAATCCCGTTCTGTCCGCCGGAAGGAGATGCCGGTACTGGCATGACGGCAACAAACAGCGTGAGACCCGCCACCGGAAACATAAGCGCGGGAACCAGTATCTTTGCCATGGTCGTCCTGCAAAGACCCCTTGCAGGTTTTCATCGGGAAATTGATGTCGTGACGACGCCCGCCGGAGTCCCTGTCGCCATGGTTCATTGCAACAACGGTACTGGAGATATTGACGGATGGGTCAATCTGTTCGGACAGATGCTGGAGTGCGCAGGCGCAAGCGTCCCTAAGCATAAGTTGTATGATGTTTTCTATGGCAAGGCATTGGAGGGTGATGAAGACTACGGAGGGTTGGCGGCTTGTAACTATATGGCCGGAGAACCCGTCGCCAACGTGGAAAGCGGACGTCCCTTGTTCGTGCGTGTGCCCGGAGCTCGGTTTACCGTGGAGAATTTCTGCCGGGTACATCTTTTCAGCGCCATGGCTCCTTTGCGCATGGGAATGGACATCCTCATGAAGGAAGAAAAAGTACAGCTGGAGCGTCTGTGGGCTCATGGAGGATTCTTCAAGACGGAAAAAGTCGGTCAGAAAATAGCAGCTTCTGCTTTGGGTATTGATGTGTCCGTTACGCAGACCGCCTCGGAGGGTGGCGCGTGGGGCATGGCTTTGCTGGCATCCTACATGCTTAAGAAAAACCTGGGTGAGAAAATAGAAGAATATCTGGACAGGAAAATCTTTTCTGACGCGGATGTGAAATCCGAAGCTCCGGATTCGGAGCTGACAAAAGCATTTGATGCTTTCATGGAACAATACCCCAAGGTGCTTGAGGTCGAAAGAAGCGCGAGAAGGTTGTAATGACTGGTTTTCCCGTGGAGAAAACGCCTGTGGAGAAGATACTCGGCAAAGAAGGGAATCAGAAATAACGACTTGCCGTACTGTGGAGGGAGACGCAAATGGATGAAGTCCGTGTGTGCGTTGAAAAAGCATTCACGCTTGCCCAGGTAGATGAGCGTTTGTTCAGTTCTTTCATCGAGCATCTCGGAAGGGCAATTTACACAGGTATCTATGAGCCGGGACATCCCTTGGCGGATGAGCAAGGGTTCAGGACGGATGTCATTGATTTTGTCAAGGATCTTAGAGTCCCTCTTATACGTTACCCTGGCGGAAACTTTCTTTCAGGATATCGATGGATGGACGGCATAGGGCCAAAGGAAAAACGACCGGTCAGGCTTGACGTGGCATGGAAGACCCTGGAACCCAATGAAATCGGCATAGGGGAGTTTTACGACTGGACCCGAAAGGTCGGAAGTAAGGTCATGGGTTCGGTGAACATGGGTACGGGAACCGTCCAGGATGCGGCTGATTTTTTTGAATACTGCAATTATCCCGGTGGAACATACTTGAGTGACCTGCGCAGGCAGAACGGTCATGACGCGCCTTTTGATATCCGTACATGGTGCATCGGGAATGAAATGGACGGTCACTGGCAGATTTGTCATCTTGATGCCGCAGATTACGGCAAGAAAGCACTTGAGACAATCAAGATGCTCAAATGGATTGACCCGCAGAGTGAAGCAGTCGTCTGTGGAAGTTCTTCCGGATTGATGAAAAGTTTTCCTGAATGGGACAGGATTGTGCTGGAACATACCTATGAGAAGGCCGACTTCATCTCATTACATCGTTACTACGAAAACTTTGATAACGATGACGATTTCTTGGCTTCCTTCGTGGAGCTTGGTACATACATCAAGGCGGCCATAGCCACTGCGGACTATGTAAAGGCTTTGAAACGCAGCGCAAAGACCATGTACCTTTCCCTTGACGAATGGAATGTCTGGTACCAACGCCGCCAGGAACCCCATGACTGGCAGAAAGCTCCTTCCATACTTGAAGATCATTATTCCTTGCTGGATGCTTTGGTCGTCGGAGGGCTTGGCCTTACGTTGCTCAACAATGCCAACAGGGTGAAGATTGCCTGCCTTGCGCAATTGGTCAATGTCATCGCCCCAATTTTCACAAAAGAAGGCGGTTCGGCTATCCGGCAGACTATCTACTATCCTTTCCGTGATATTTCTCTCCATGGGAGGGGAGTTGTCCTGACTCCTGTCGTGCATGGGCCGAAGAAAGAAACGAAGTACGGAGATTGCCCCCTCGTCGAGACTGCGGTCATCCATGATGAGGAAGGGAAGACGGTCACTGTCTTCTGCCTGAATACAGGAAAGAATGACCTTGTGGAATTTACACTTGACATGAGATCATTCGGGAAGCTGCGGATGTCTTTCTGGACGTGTCTGACCGGAAAGGATCTTTCCGCGGAGAATACTTTCGAGAAGCCCAATGCGGTCAACCCCCGAAACATGCCGGTTGAAAAGACAGCGGCATCCACTTTTTCCATTACGCTGCCGCCATTGTCCTGGAACGTGATGAAATTCGCTATCGTGAGCTGAATGAAACCGTACCGTACGAGCCGCCTCCTGTCTCCGGTTCCGGTTTTCGTGTGCAGGGGGACTGTCGTGTGCAGGGGGACTGTCGTGTGAGGGTGTTTCAGGAATCTTTTCTTGTGACGTGTGACAAAAATTCAGGAGAGGATGAGACGGGAAGATTCTCCGGCAGGATGATATCAATAGGGATTTCTGTGCTTACATCGGGAGTCTGATTCAATACTCCCTTGCGGTATAGTTGATAAACCGCTGTATGACCTTGGAATTCGGGACGCTGGGATATCAGGCAATCAACTTTCCCGTCTGTTATTGCCTGCCGGTTCTGGGCAATCAAATCAAATCCGATGATTGTTGTCTGCGGCCTGCGGCCTATGAGGGAAACATGCTGTGCAATCCTATGCACAGAATCATTGACGACGAATATCCCGGCTATGGTTTTCCCGGCATCATACAGGGCTTCTAGCTGTGACTCCCATTTTTCAGTGAAATCCAATTCCAGTTCATGCGTGTCCATATCCCCGTGCATGGCACAGTACTCAGTGAAGCCTCTGACACGTTCTACGCTATTGAAGGCTTTCTTATGTGTCTGTATGGCCACGTATAGTCCCGCGTGAGGACTCAGCAGCTGCATCATGCGTCCGGCGAGATAACCCGCTTTATACGGATCCTGGGCTACTGTGGCTACGGGATTCGTATCTGGCAACGCGGAATCGATGAACGTGTAATTCAGGTTTTTCTGTAATGCCAGTACCTGACGCGCTTCCATTGGATTCACTGGAGCAAGGACTACGGCGTCGGCATGCCGTGCCAACATTTTTTTTCCTCTTTCAAAGCATGAGCCTTCTTGCATTCTGTCAAATTCATATACGTCTATGGTGACGGTAAGATCGGAAAGTTCTTTGGCGGCTTTTACGATTCCTTGGTATATGAGGCTCCAATAACCGTATTCGGAATGGAGCAAGGGTAGCAGGACTCCTATGCGAAAGGCTTTGTTAAGTTTCAAGTTCCTTGCAAAAGCGTTGGGTTTGTAATCGTGAGCCTTGATGATTTCCAGGATTTTATCCTTTGTTTCCGGAGAGACTCTCCCACGGTCGTGAAGGACTCTATCGACCGTACCTATTGATACCTTGGCAATTTTTGCAATTTCAGTAATGGTCATGTCTTGTGCCTCAAGAAAGAAGGTAACGATAACATCACTATACAATAAATTAACAGGAAGATATATAGATATCGTGGATGCGTGGACGAATACATGAATGGTTCAGGAAAGTGTCCGGAGATGGGAACAGAATAATTTATTCTTCACATAGAAAATACAAAAAGTTAGAATAAAACTTGACATATCATGAAACAAGGGAGATGATAAAATTCGTAAATGCGTTAACGTTAACGCCAAAAAGATACACGAATGGTGGAGAAAAGGAGAGATTTTCTCTGGGACGGCGTCGTGTGATTCATATGGGGAAAAGCCGGAAAGCATATGTGATTACAAATTAAGCAAGGAGCAAATACTATAATGGGAAAAAAGATTTTTAGCGATTATGAATTCTGGTTTGTCGTTGGCTCCCAGTTTCTCTATGGAACTGAGACCTTGGACAAAGTGGCGGAACATGCGCAGGTAATCGCCCGCGGGCTTGATGGTTCGCGCCATGTGCCGGCGCGTGTGGTATATAAAGCTACAGTCAAGACTCCCGATGAAATCACCACTGTGGTCAAGGAGGCGAATCACACAGACTCCTGCGCGGGGCTGATTGTCTGGATGCATACATTTTCACCATCAAAAATGTGGATAAACGGCCTATCCCTGCTCCAGAAGCCGTATGCGCACCTGCATACCCAATTCAACCGCAATATACCGGACGAAGACATAGACATGGATTTCATGAATCTCAACCAGAGTGCCCATGGCGACCGTGAACATGGCTTCATTGCCGCACGCATGCATTTGAAGCGGAAAATCATTGTCGGATATTGGGCAGATGATGATGTCATGACGAGCCTTGGCACCTGGATGAGGTCAGCCATTGGCGCGGTGGAAAGCCGCAAGCTCAAGGTCGTCCGCTTCGGAGACAACATGCGTAATGTTGCAGTCACGGAAGGGGACAAGGTTGGAGTCCAGATACAACTGGGATGGCAGGTGAATACATGGCCTGTCGCCGAGCTGGTTCATGAGATGGGGAAAGTGACGGAAAAAGAAATAGACGCCCTGCTTTCCGAATATACGGAGCTGTACGACATGGCGACAGATGACAGTGCGGCGGTTCGTTATCAAGCACGGGAGGAAATGGCCATAAGGAGATTCCTGGACAGGGAAGGAGCCTTGGCATTCAGTAATACATTTGAAGATTTGAGTGGTATGGAACAGCTTCCCGGACTGGCCACCCAACATCTCATGGCGCAAGGTTACGGGTATGGCGGGGAAGGGGACTGGAAAGTTTCGGCCATGACAGCACTTCTCAAGCTGATGACCCGCGGCTTGAAGGGCGGCACAGCGTTCATGGAGGATTATACCTACGATTTGGAACCGGGACATGAGTTCTCATTGGGAGCGCATATGCTCGAAGTATGTCCCTCCCTGGCAGCTTCGCGGCCACGCATTGAAGTGCATCCTCTCGGAATTGGCGGAAAAGGAGATCCCGCGCGTCTTGTATTCGAAGGGATGCCAGGCAAGGGCATTGTCGCCTCATTGGTCGATATGGGAGGCCGTCTGCGTCTGATTGTCCAGGATATCGAAGCGGTGAAACCTATTTACAGGATGCCTAATCTTCCTGTCGCCCGCATCATGTGGAAGCCTGAACCTGATTTCAAGACAGGTGCGCATGCGTGGATTCTTGCGGGAGGCTCCCATCATACCGTACTGTCATTGTCCGCGACACCTGAAATGCTGGAAGATTGGGCGGAAATCATGGACATGGAATTTGTCCATATCACCAAGGAAACGACTATCAAAGGATTGAAGCAACAGCTCTTTCTGTCCGATCTTGCGTGGAAACTGAAATGAAAATTCTATGGTGAGAGAATGCTATTGGGGAGAAACACATGCTTGAAAAACTGAAAAAAGAAGTATGTTATGCCAACCAGAGTTTGCCCCGGTATCATCTGGTGACATTCACGTGGGGAAACGTTTCCGCGTATGATGTGAAAAGTGGGCTGATGGTCATTAAGCCGTCCGGCGTGGAGTACGACACCATGGAACCGGAGCAGATGGTCGTGATGGAAGTGTCCACGGGACGAAAGGTTGAAGGATTGCTGAAACCTTCTTCTGATGCTCCGACGCATATGGAATTATACAAGACGTTTCCCGGAATCGGAGGCATCACGCATACCCACAGCAGATGGGCGACTATCTTTGCCCAGGCTGGTCGGGGCATTCCGGCTTACGGTACGACCCAGGGAGATTATTTCTACGGGGAAATCCCCTGTACGCGAAAGATGACTCCGGCAGAAATCAGAGGTGAATACGAGAAGGAAACCGGGACAGTCATCATTGAGGCATTCAAAGAACTTGACCCATTATCTGTTCCTTCTGTCTTGGTTCACAGCCATGGCCCTTTCAGTTGGGGGAAGGATGCCCAGGAATCGGTACATAATGCTGTTGTCATGGAAGAATGTGCCATGATGGCGTGGCATGCGTTCATGCTTTCCGGAGGACATCTTGACCCGATGCAGCAGGAACTGTTGGACAAGCACTACCGGCGCAAGCATGGCAAGGACGCGTACTATGGTCAGAAATAGGTGTCAAGGTTCCAGATAAGGTACAAGGGGACATGCCTGTATTTTCCATAGATAACAGACAAAAAGCCACCATGACAGAATGAACTGACCCCCCAAGAGTTCTCCAACTCTGGGGGGTCAGTTCAGAACATGGCGGCCATTGTTTTGGGCTGGGTCGTCTTATTTTACGACCTGTTCCTGCCATCTGCGACCGTAGAACGAATCCAGGTAGAGCTGCTTGATTTCGCTGATAAGCGGGTAGCGCGGATTGGTTCCGGTGCATTGGTCATCAAACGCCTTGACGGACAACTCATCAACCGCTGCCAGGAACTCCTCCTCGTTCACACCCCATTCCTTGATGGATTTCGGGACATCCAGCTCATTCTTCAGCTTCTCAATCGCACTGACAAGATCCTCGACTTTCTCTTGCATCGTCGCGCCATCTTTGATGGAGATGTACGGCGTGTTCTTCTG
Encoded proteins:
- a CDS encoding sugar ABC transporter ATP-binding protein, producing MGEVSTVLSMRHVNKTFPGVKALDDVDFTLRKGEIHALMGENGAGKSTLIKVLTGVHAMDSGEIFVDGINHPVLNHSPQEAQKNGISTVYQEVNLCPNISVAENIFIGRQPLSPVRTIQWKKMNAAAERALSNVGLQSVDVTRALEDYSIAVQQMVAIARAVDIQCKVLVLDEPTSSLDEHEVRKLFEVMRNLRERGVGIIFITHFLEQVYEVCDAITVLRNGRLVGEYPVSQLSRIQLVSKMLGHDFDDLASIRSSVRNSTVSLASPSVIKATGLAHAGTIQPFDIEIHKGEVIGLSGLLGSGRSELARTIYGADRADKGELVVHEEPLSVHDPIDAIKKGMGFLPEDRKEESIIAELSVRENMIIALQAKTGIFRLLPLAKQNELADKYIKALRIKTPSPETPIKQLSGGNQQKAILGRWLITNPQFLILDEPTRGIDVGTKTEIQKLILQLAGEGMAIMFISSEIDEMLRTVNRLCILREGRKVGELENTNLTREEVMTAIAGGYET
- a CDS encoding LacI family DNA-binding transcriptional regulator, which gives rise to MTITEIAKIAKVSIGTVDRVLHDRGRVSPETKDKILEIIKAHDYKPNAFARNLKLNKAFRIGVLLPLLHSEYGYWSLIYQGIVKAAKELSDLTVTIDVYEFDRMQEGSCFERGKKMLARHADAVVLAPVNPMEARQVLALQKNLNYTFIDSALPDTNPVATVAQDPYKAGYLAGRMMQLLSPHAGLYVAIQTHKKAFNSVERVRGFTEYCAMHGDMDTHELELDFTEKWESQLEALYDAGKTIAGIFVVNDSVHRIAQHVSLIGRRPQTTIIGFDLIAQNRQAITDGKVDCLISQRPEFQGHTAVYQLYRKGVLNQTPDVSTEIPIDIILPENLPVSSSPEFLSHVTRKDS
- a CDS encoding ABC transporter permease subunit, encoding MNSVVYDTLRKKAGGPNFLLFITVVMFFFMYIIGVAIYGSRGFGNVQTLMNMLIDNAGLIIAASGMTLVLITGGIDISVGSLVGLVCMMLASMMELSGVSTSVAITVVLVFGIVFGFVQGWLVSYLKLQPFIVTLAGMFFCRGLTAIISVEQIAIKANETFLALAHKNIYLPFGATMNKRGILLYPFIHPSVLIALAALAVVWYICKYTRFGRSLYAVGGNETSALLMGINVRRTKLFAYILNGFLGSLAGFVFCLNTTSGFVEQARGFEMEAISSAVIGGTLLTGGVGNVIGTFFGVLIKATIETYIRSDGTLSSWWNKIVLSALLCFFIVLQSVFASLKQKKKQ
- a CDS encoding ABC transporter permease, which codes for MNPTTIDYKRVMERVTKGHLFLPVFALALVLLVNLIQTPTFFKISIENGVLYGYTVDIINRASELVILAVGMTLVVASSSGADISVGAVSALAAAVCVRLLGSSYETYAVPLFASVIFCLLTGLVCGSFNGFLVAKMKIQPMVATLILFTAGRGIAQLVSAREINGTMVSGQILYVRMDSFRDIGGFLPGVVVPTPVFIAAGVVLLVHLVLRKTAFGLYVKTVGINSKAGRLVGINSSRIIFLTYALCGLMAGVAGLIASSRIYSSDANNIGLNMELDAILAVALGGNSLGGGKFSLSGSVIGAITIQALTTSLYAMGITADQIPVYKAVVVVLIVSMQSDEFKRWMTVLRAKGSMEKAVTQ
- a CDS encoding xylulokinase; translated protein: MAQEPIDMRKASLGIELGSTRIKAMLVDERGTPLASGGYTWENRFINGYWTYAMEDVTHGLQVCYASLKKDVKEKYGIILTSVGAIGISGMMHGYLAFDVHDNLLVPFRTWRNTTTTEASTRLSQLFGCNIPLRWSISHLYQAILDKEPHVPHIARITTLSGYVHHRLTGRKVLGVGDASGMFPIDSEAGTYNARMVDAFTALTAGYGFPWKFENIFPTVLTAGESAGFLTEDGARFLDPEGDLTAGIPFCPPEGDAGTGMTATNSVRPATGNISAGTSIFAMVVLQRPLAGFHREIDVVTTPAGVPVAMVHCNNGTGDIDGWVNLFGQMLECAGASVPKHKLYDVFYGKALEGDEDYGGLAACNYMAGEPVANVESGRPLFVRVPGARFTVENFCRVHLFSAMAPLRMGMDILMKEEKVQLERLWAHGGFFKTEKVGQKIAASALGIDVSVTQTASEGGAWGMALLASYMLKKNLGEKIEEYLDRKIFSDADVKSEAPDSELTKAFDAFMEQYPKVLEVERSARRL
- a CDS encoding ABC transporter substrate-binding protein, giving the protein MKKQWLFLLVLFFVASSMVFAGGAKEPAPATGSDLIVVGYAQVGAESDWRTANTESFKSTFVEANGYKLIFDDAQQKQENQIKAIRNFIQQDVDYIVVAPVVETGWETVLQEAKNAGIPVILSDRQMKLSDESLYVAWVGGNFLKEGDDSVTWLNTYLKSVGRDNEDMNIVLLQGTIGSSAQVGRTQGIVEGLAKNPHYKLLARQTGEFTQAKGQEVMESFLKAYPDIDVVFAENDNMAFGAIDAIKAVGKVPGKDIIIISFDAVREAFNKMIAGELNAAIECNPLHGPRVAEIIQTLEKGGTVAKIQYVVEEVFDQANAAARFPTRMY
- the araA gene encoding L-arabinose isomerase is translated as MGKKIFSDYEFWFVVGSQFLYGTETLDKVAEHAQVIARGLDGSRHVPARVVYKATVKTPDEITTVVKEANHTDSCAGLIVWMHTFSPSKMWINGLSLLQKPYAHLHTQFNRNIPDEDIDMDFMNLNQSAHGDREHGFIAARMHLKRKIIVGYWADDDVMTSLGTWMRSAIGAVESRKLKVVRFGDNMRNVAVTEGDKVGVQIQLGWQVNTWPVAELVHEMGKVTEKEIDALLSEYTELYDMATDDSAAVRYQAREEMAIRRFLDREGALAFSNTFEDLSGMEQLPGLATQHLMAQGYGYGGEGDWKVSAMTALLKLMTRGLKGGTAFMEDYTYDLEPGHEFSLGAHMLEVCPSLAASRPRIEVHPLGIGGKGDPARLVFEGMPGKGIVASLVDMGGRLRLIVQDIEAVKPIYRMPNLPVARIMWKPEPDFKTGAHAWILAGGSHHTVLSLSATPEMLEDWAEIMDMEFVHITKETTIKGLKQQLFLSDLAWKLK
- a CDS encoding arabinosylfuranosidase ArfA — protein: MDEVRVCVEKAFTLAQVDERLFSSFIEHLGRAIYTGIYEPGHPLADEQGFRTDVIDFVKDLRVPLIRYPGGNFLSGYRWMDGIGPKEKRPVRLDVAWKTLEPNEIGIGEFYDWTRKVGSKVMGSVNMGTGTVQDAADFFEYCNYPGGTYLSDLRRQNGHDAPFDIRTWCIGNEMDGHWQICHLDAADYGKKALETIKMLKWIDPQSEAVVCGSSSGLMKSFPEWDRIVLEHTYEKADFISLHRYYENFDNDDDFLASFVELGTYIKAAIATADYVKALKRSAKTMYLSLDEWNVWYQRRQEPHDWQKAPSILEDHYSLLDALVVGGLGLTLLNNANRVKIACLAQLVNVIAPIFTKEGGSAIRQTIYYPFRDISLHGRGVVLTPVVHGPKKETKYGDCPLVETAVIHDEEGKTVTVFCLNTGKNDLVEFTLDMRSFGKLRMSFWTCLTGKDLSAENTFEKPNAVNPRNMPVEKTAASTFSITLPPLSWNVMKFAIVS